In 'Nostoc azollae' 0708, the following are encoded in one genomic region:
- a CDS encoding ABC transporter ATP-binding protein produces MDTHSNSRSNYWQLLPYIRIQWQPITKGFLGILGYVFATLTLINLAGKLAVPFGQGNVVVIAQLTGMCALVFLVRGFFQSVQDLYMARAALRVAFHLRQQVYAHLQKLNLSYFETAKSGDLSYRLTEDVDRVGEVINKLFHDFVPCLLQLLAIPIYMIYLNWQLTLATVIVAPIMGILIGWFGERLRKYSLKSQNRISDLSAILTEVFTGIRLIQAFAAENYEIARFSHEAERSLKAKYSAEKLKAIQIPIVGFLEALSALSLLMVGVWQISQNNLTVGEFFSYLAAAALLIDPIGHTTNNYNEFKEGEASVDRVFELLAIQPTVLEKDDAFNLPSVSGKIEYLNVTFAYKPGEIVLNKINLLVMPGQAIALVGASGAGKTTFVNLLPRFYDPEIGEIFIDGVNIRDVTLNSLRKQIGIVPQETIMFSGTIAQNIAFGKKGFDIYAVDKAAKIANAHQFIQQLPEGYNTWVGERGVNLSGGQRQRIAIARAVLLNPQILILDEATSALDSESEALVQEALERLMKKRTVLIIAHRLSTVRKCDRILVLEKGQIVESGNHEELLTLEGKYARFYAQQFS; encoded by the coding sequence TTGGACACACACTCTAATTCACGATCTAATTATTGGCAACTTTTACCTTACATTCGCATCCAGTGGCAACCCATCACTAAGGGGTTTCTGGGAATATTAGGATATGTATTTGCAACTTTAACACTGATTAATCTAGCGGGTAAATTGGCAGTTCCCTTTGGACAGGGTAATGTAGTAGTGATCGCCCAATTAACCGGAATGTGTGCTTTAGTATTTCTTGTGCGCGGCTTTTTTCAGTCGGTACAGGACTTATACATGGCACGTGCAGCTTTAAGGGTTGCTTTTCATCTCCGTCAACAGGTTTACGCACACTTACAAAAACTGAATCTTAGTTATTTTGAAACCGCGAAATCAGGAGATTTATCTTACCGTCTCACAGAAGATGTTGACAGGGTTGGGGAAGTTATCAATAAGCTTTTTCATGATTTTGTACCCTGTCTTTTGCAGTTGCTAGCTATTCCCATCTACATGATTTATTTGAATTGGCAACTCACTCTTGCTACAGTGATTGTTGCCCCAATTATGGGAATTTTAATCGGTTGGTTTGGGGAACGTTTACGTAAATATTCACTTAAAAGTCAAAATCGTATTTCCGATTTATCAGCTATTTTAACAGAAGTATTTACTGGTATTCGTTTAATTCAAGCTTTTGCAGCAGAAAACTATGAAATTGCTAGATTTAGCCATGAAGCAGAACGTAGTTTAAAGGCTAAATATTCAGCAGAAAAATTAAAAGCGATTCAAATTCCCATTGTGGGATTTTTGGAAGCTTTGAGTGCCTTATCTTTGCTAATGGTGGGAGTATGGCAAATTTCTCAAAATAATTTAACTGTAGGTGAATTTTTTAGTTATTTAGCAGCAGCAGCTTTGTTAATTGATCCTATTGGGCATACGACTAATAACTATAATGAATTTAAAGAAGGTGAAGCATCAGTTGACCGAGTTTTTGAGTTATTAGCGATTCAACCAACGGTGTTAGAAAAAGATGATGCTTTCAATCTTCCTAGTGTTAGTGGCAAAATTGAATATTTGAATGTGACTTTTGCTTATAAACCAGGAGAAATTGTCTTAAATAAGATTAATTTATTGGTGATGCCAGGACAAGCGATCGCACTTGTCGGTGCTTCTGGTGCTGGTAAAACTACTTTTGTAAATCTGTTACCGCGATTTTATGATCCTGAAATTGGGGAAATTTTTATAGATGGTGTAAATATTCGAGATGTTACACTAAATAGTTTGAGAAAACAAATTGGCATTGTTCCTCAAGAAACTATTATGTTTTCAGGAACTATTGCTCAAAATATCGCGTTTGGAAAAAAAGGTTTTGATATTTATGCAGTCGATAAAGCAGCAAAAATTGCTAATGCCCATCAATTTATTCAGCAACTACCAGAAGGTTATAATACTTGGGTAGGTGAACGTGGTGTAAATTTATCTGGTGGACAAAGACAGCGAATTGCCATTGCACGTGCTGTACTGTTAAACCCGCAAATATTGATACTTGATGAAGCAACATCTGCATTAGATTCTGAGTCAGAAGCATTGGTACAGGAAGCTTTAGAAAGATTGATGAAAAAGCGCACGGTATTAATTATTGCTCATAGATTATCGACAGTGAGAAAGTGCGATCGCATTTTAGTTTTAGAAAAA